Within Coprobacter tertius, the genomic segment AGCCGTGATAAAATACCGAATACGACACAACAAATCGTTATCAGACGACCGGTTTACAAATCTTACGGTCTCCTTTATGTAGAAGCCCGTGATGGCGACAGTATGGCTTCCCTTGCCAAAGAACTGGGATTTAAGAAAAAGAAATTGTGCAGTTATAACGAAATACCGGAGGAATATCCTCTCGAAGCGGGAGATATCATCTATCTCGAGAAGAAAAATAAAAAAGCTGAAAAACCTTATTTGTTCCACAAAGTACGAGCAGGAGAATCGATGCATGATATCTCACAACGATATGGCATCCGAGTTAAAAATCTGTATAAGATGAATAAGAAAGACTCTGAATACGTACCATCAGAAGGTGATACGTTAAAACTGAGATAAAAAGGGGAAATAAACCGGGCAGCTTGTGTGAAAAAGGCTGCCCGGTTTATTTTTTTAATATATTCAATCAAGATATAAATAATCGTAATGGACTAAAGGTTTAGCCCCCTGACTTCCGACCAGTTTTTTAGCTTTCTCACTATCGAAAGCTACACGTCCCACTCCAATCGGTTGATTACAATGATCGAATATACGAACGATATCGTCTTTTTCAAAAACTCCTTCGATACGGGTAACCCCAATAGGTAACAAACTAACGGCTTTATCGGAAAGAAGCATCGCTGCAGCACCTTCGTTTATATGAATCTCTCCTTTAGCAAAACCTTCGGAATGAGCAATCCACTTTTTCATACTCGAAGGAGATTTCCCCGAATGAATAAAACGTGTACATACCGTATCGCTACCGACCCGAAGTAAATCGATCAGGATATCATCCCGTTTACCGTTAGCAATGATTACCGGAATTCCTTCATCGGCAACTTTTTGTGCTATACTGCATTTGGTCAACATTCCACCCCGACCGAAAGAAGAACGACTCGCTTGTATATATTCTGATAAATTATTTTTTTTACTTTTTATTTCCCGTATGACCGCCGCTCCCGGACTACCGGGGTCTCCATTGTAAATACCGTCGATATTACTGAGAATGATTAAGATTTCCGCATCCATCATCGTTGCGATAAGCCCCGAAAGCTCGTCGTTATCGGTAAACATCAGCTCGGTAACCGAGATCGTATCATTTTCATTCACAATAGGTATCACACCATTCTCGAGCATGACATCCATACAATGTTTCTGATTAAGATAATGCCTTCGGGTCGAAAAACTCTCTTTCATCGTCAATACCTGTCCACAGAAAATCCCATGTTCCTTGAATAACTCGTAATACCGATTAATCAGTTTAGCTTGCC encodes:
- the proB gene encoding glutamate 5-kinase, whose amino-acid sequence is MKENSTSPYQYKRVVIKIGSNVLTRKDGTLDVTRMSALTDQVSELHKAGTEVILVSSGAVASGRSEIRKHGKLDAVSARQLFSAVGQAKLINRYYELFKEHGIFCGQVLTMKESFSTRRHYLNQKHCMDVMLENGVIPIVNENDTISVTELMFTDNDELSGLIATMMDAEILIILSNIDGIYNGDPGSPGAAVIREIKSKKNNLSEYIQASRSSFGRGGMLTKCSIAQKVADEGIPVIIANGKRDDILIDLLRVGSDTVCTRFIHSGKSPSSMKKWIAHSEGFAKGEIHINEGAAAMLLSDKAVSLLPIGVTRIEGVFEKDDIVRIFDHCNQPIGVGRVAFDSEKAKKLVGSQGAKPLVHYDYLYLD